Proteins encoded together in one Ignavibacteriales bacterium window:
- a CDS encoding T9SS type A sorting domain-containing protein, producing the protein MPKVCSDGLGGFITAWQDVRSPGQIGIYAQRINTAGSLLWSPSGIILTTNSTSPSIVANNSNGLIAVWTDYRTPSTAGDILGQSIDGNSNLTGVSEEKVIPKEFSLFQNYPNPFNPVTTIRYQLPINSHLKLKVFDLLGIEVSTLVNENKNAGSYEVEFDGSKLPSGVYFYRLQTGSYVETKKLLLMK; encoded by the coding sequence ATGCCAAAGGTTTGCAGCGATGGTTTGGGAGGATTCATAACTGCATGGCAGGATGTTCGCTCACCCGGACAAATTGGAATATATGCTCAACGAATTAATACTGCGGGGTCATTATTGTGGTCGCCATCCGGTATAATACTTACTACGAATTCAACTTCTCCAAGTATAGTAGCAAATAATAGTAACGGTTTAATAGCAGTCTGGACGGATTACCGTACTCCAAGTACGGCGGGTGACATACTTGGACAATCGATCGATGGTAATTCGAATCTCACAGGAGTATCAGAAGAAAAAGTTATTCCAAAAGAATTTTCACTCTTTCAAAATTATCCTAATCCGTTTAATCCGGTAACGACCATTCGTTATCAATTACCTATTAATAGTCATTTAAAGCTGAAAGTGTTTGATTTACTTGGCATCGAAGTATCAACACTGGTCAATGAAAATAAGAATGCGGGAAGTTATGAAGTTGAGTTCGATGGGTCAAAGTTGCCGAGCGGTGTTTACTTCTACCGCTTACAAACCGGAAGTTATGTTGAAACAAAGAAACTTTTATTGATGAAATAA